The region TGAAACAAAAGaaaatattatttaaattaagACTCTTCAAGATATTGACATTGACACATATAAAGCCATTAATATCTCACCAGAAAATAGAACAACACACGAGGTCGAGGATCATACAAAGAATTTATGGTTGGTCAATATGCGTCTTTCAATGGTGAAACTCTAGATTCTTGGTCCTTAACAAAACAAAAAGTGGTCTTAATATCAAGTACAAAATCTAAGTACATGGACTTTACCGATTTAGCTTCTGAAATAGTATGGACTTTGTCACTACTTGTTGAGCTCAAGCTTCCATTATCTAGAAAACATACTCTATTATGAGATAACTTAAATTCTAAGGAGTTAACCCCTAATCCAATTATGGACGCAAAGCACATTAAAATTGATGTTCATTGTAAAATTGATGTTCATTGTATTAGAGACCAAATGTTACAAAATTAAATTGATGGAGCATATGTTCCCACAACACGTAAGATTGTTGACTGCCTCATAAAACCATTGAGTCATGGATGCATATATCAATCAATTTAGAGACAATTTTCGGATGTTTCTCTCACCATTAGTTTGAAGAGGGGGTTAGACATAATTCATTGATACTCAGATCATATCATTGTTGAATAATCTAATTGATGGTATTTGATTGTAATTAACAAATCATTATTAGTTTAGTGTTATTAGTACCCATATTTGATTGTAACCATTATGCTTTTTAGAGTCTTTGGATTGTGTTGGCCAAATTATCATGCTATATATTTGTACATTTTCATCTAATAACAAGACAATTAATTTATACAAAATACATAATTTCTAACTTGCTTGAATATTGATTTCtttttaaatttataaaaaataaataaacatcATATACTATGCTAGCCAAACAAACATTTAAATAAAATTTCTAAGCAAAACTATAAATAAAAATTGTGGGAGGATTATTTTAATTTTGGTCCACAAATTATATTAGAattgttttcttcttttttcACAATATTTTTTGAATTTGTTTTCTCATCTTATTAAACATTCACCAAAAATATATTTAAGATAGCTTGGTCATTCTCATTCATTATCTATGATTTGCAAAGTCTTAGACTTTCAAAAAGATATTTAAAATGTGTGGGAGTGTGATGAACAATTGAGGGTGTAAAGATAAAATTGTCCTTTAAAAGAGTGTCCTTTGGGTTGGTCGTATGACAACCAAAAGGCTAATGACCCAACAAACAAAAAGGAAACTAATAAGAAATCGAAAAAAACACACAATGGTGCCACGTGGAAGATGAAAGCATGACAATGTGGTTGTGACATCTCCAGAACACCACTGAATGGATGATGTTTGGAGTTTCATTTCATTCCCTCATTACAACAACATCTCTAACATCCATTCACTCAACACTTTGTTGAAGTTGAAAGCATTGAAAAATGACAGtatcttcttctctttctctccctCACTTCCGTTCCTCCTTTCTTTATTCCCCTCTTAAATCTTTCTCTCCCTCTCCATCATCTAGAAATATCTTAATTCAGCCAAAACATACATTTTATCCACGTATTAGAGCTCTTGAACTTGATCAAAACACGGTTTTTCATTCCCTCCTTTTCCTTCTTCATTATCTTTCATTCTTTCTTATaattatttatcattttgatttACGAATGTTTTTTCTTCTTCCATTTCAGGTTATAGCTATAACTGTCGGTGTTTTGAGTGTGGCTGTTGGAATTGGCATTCCGGTGTTCTATGAAACACAAATTGATAATGCAGTCAAGTGTTTTTACCTTTTATTTATATATTACTATCATATGTTAGTGTGTTTTTGGATTCATATTAGTGTCTTATTTATTATCTACTTGTTGCAGGCTAAGAGAGATAACACACAGCCATGCTTCCCATGCAATGGATCTGGAGCTCGTAAGTAAACATTGTTCATACGTAGTGTTTATGGATGAGTGTTTGTTGAATGTTATGATAGGTTGTTGCAATTTTGTTTTTATTGAAACTTTTTTGTGATGCTTATGAATATATCTGGTTGAACCTTTTTACTCGGTGCTGGTTACTATACATTAGGTTGTGAATGTAATCTGTTCAATTCCATATTAGGTTGATCATTTTTTTTACCAACCTTAAGTATGAAAAATGTTACATTTTCGCCAGAGAAATGCAGATTTTGTTTGGGAAGTGGCAATGTGACAGTTGAACTTGGTGGAACTGAGACGGAGGTTTCTCGTTGTATAAACTGTGATGGTGCTGGCTCACTCACATGCACAACTTGTCAAGGTTCAGGAATTCAACCTCGTTACCTTGACCGTAGGTACGTATGGGGTTCTGCAGTTCGTTTTTTCTCCTCATTATGCATACCGTGATAATTTTGTCATTCGGCGTGAAAATTGTTAACACTATTTTGTGTTTAATATTTGATCAGAGAGTTCAAAGACGATGACTGAGACAAGCTAAGATTGAGAGGCACTGATTTTGGATTTAATTGCGATGTTATTGTACTCATTCAATTTCGTTGATCTCTGTATACACCGGATACAACTAAAAGAATCATGTTGATGTTTTCATTTGGTTTGCATTTTAACCAGTGATATTAGGCCACTCCCTTCCATGACCTATCTTTGTAAAATTTTGGTATTTATAAACATTATATATTAAATATCCATTTGTAAAGAATGGCCCCAATATACTATGCCTAAATTAGTTTCATTGATGTTAGTTCTGTTCCTGTTTTTGTTTATTACTTCTTTAGCAACATTAGAAGGATGGTAAGCTTTAGTAGTGTGAATAGGGTGAGAGGTTTCACTAAATTGCTCAAGGTTATTGGTTCCAATTTTGTATAGCCATTGTAACAACAATACTAGAAGCATAATTGGTCTCTTTAAGTGAGAAGTAATCTCTATGCTGTAGTATAACCTGATATTGCTAGAAGCCATCCCAATTTTGCTTAAGTTCTCCTAGTATGTGATAAATTTTGCTTTTGTAGGGTTGATATGGTTTTCCACTTTTTACTTTACTGAAGAGAGATATTATAATGAGTTTTCTTGTGCATTCGTCCACTGAGAGAAGTTACAAGATGCACTAATATGGCGAATATCCAGAGAGAAGTTACAAGATGCACTAATATGGCGAATATCCAAAGCAGCATGCAACTGCTGAGACTAATTTCTAATTCAATGTACTCATTGGCCAATCTATTTAAAATATTCACTTCTCTTGATACATTTGTCTATACTTACACATTGGTCAATCTATTTAAAATATTTACTTCTATTAATACATATTTTTCTATACATAAGATCTAAGCATCTATAACTTGTCTCTCACCATGTTGGTGAAAAGTGAACACTAGGCCTTTTATTAGTAAAGAAAAGATACCTTGATATGCAAGTAATTAAACCATAAGAATCATGCCGTATACCCTTTCCTTTTATCAGAAGAATGAATTAGGCAGAAGTCTTTTTTTTTGCCACCATCTTTGGCATTACAGACCAAATATTTCTGAGAAAATTCTTTTGTCTTATGAATTAGGTAGAACGCAATATAATTAAAAAGAATATGAAGTTAAATCTACAGATTCGATATGAAATGCTGAGTCATAAATCATAACATGTCACAAATTATAAATCTAAAGACACCACTTGTTTACAATTAATTAACAGGGGTCAAAGATACATGTAGATAAATAAAATGGATCCTCAACATCATATCTGGAGAAATAACTATAGGAATCATGTTCAGATGAAATGGCTCTTGTAAGAAGTTGACAAAATTTGCAGAAACTAAAACAAAACTACTTACAGCAAAACAAAAAGAAGGGTATACTAAGTCTATAGCCTAAGTAAATGAAGCCAACTTCAAAATGGCTTAGATATAAACTAACGGGGGGAACTTTTACTGCATTTTCCTTGTAACCATGCCAACCGTATCTTGACACTTTTCAATGAAATGAATGTCTCTCTTAAACTGGGATCCTCAAAGAGATCCAGTGCAGAAAAGTAAAGATGTTGATCAATGCCTTGTATTTCATCCAGAGCCCTTATGCAATTTGTTATGGAAAATTTATCATCAATTGCACTTGAAACAACCGCTCTTAATCTTGAAACCGAAACCATCTGTAACAAGGCTTCTGCCATAGCGTTGCATGCGTCTTGATCCAAACTAGTAGTTTGTGTCTCATTAGGACGTTTTCTTTTCCTATCAAGTGAATTCTTTGTCACTTTCTCAACATTTGAGATATTCCTTGGAATGGATTTTGACGATGATTGATTCTCATAATGTGAGACACCATTTTCTGGACATGAAGTCAAGCCAGCAGCATCGAATCCGGCAGTTTTATCTAACTCTTCATAATGACTAGATTGAGCGTATTTCCCATCAGCAGGCGAGTCTATGAATATTGCGCAGAGCTGCTCATATATCGGACAATCTTTTCCTTTAACTGTTTCATTCCTCGGCTGTGTCTGCACAGGAAGCTTAACAAATTTGTATTAAAATTGGATTTGACTCTTCTAAAGTAAAGAAATCAATTTAAAGTATAATGTAAGTAATCGCAACGGTTCATGAGATAATAAACTGCTGACATTACATGCATAAGGAAAATATTATCATAAAGGAACTTTACTTACCCCGATATCTTCCCACTGATCAAAGCCAACGTAAAGGGGATCATCTATTACAAAACCATTATTTTGATCATTAGTAGGTTTCAAATTATTGAAGCGTGTCCGAAGAACATCTAGATGTTTTCTCAATTGATTATTATTGAAATTAAGGTCTGTTTGCTTATTAAACTCATCACGAATGTGATTCCACGTTTTCTTGTCAAAAACATCGTTTTGTCTGTTCCCAAGTTGAATCTGCTTGACAACCAAGTCTGCAAATATCCTGTCAAGGGATGCTGTCCATCTTGTCCTCGAACGCTCTTGCTTGGGCTGATTACTGGGTTCAAGTTCCATCTGCACCACCTGCATGAATGCTTAAAATTTCAATAATTTGTTCAATAAGATTCTCTTGAAAACACTTTGCATTATTACACTAAAAGTGAAGACAAAATCTTCATAAAAAGCTTATACTATCTTACCCAAGTTAAGATCAACAATTTCATTTTTACAATAGGGCACCAAGACAAAAGAGGCATCAAAAGTAAACAAAACAAAAGTTGTCACcaaattttatttttcaacaaGTAGGAGTCAAAACACGAACACAGAACGTTAAGCCGTCCAATTTCCCGATCAAATTTACTTAATTTACTAGCTTCATTTTTAACTGCAGCAAATGCAGTTTGGATACACAGGGCAATCAGATACTCTGATTTCAAAAAAACTAGTTAGACAGTCATCATCAGAGCTATTGACAATGGAATTTACATAAACCCTACCAATTGCAGAATTCCTGATTAGAATCCAATTCACAAAATCTCTAACAATTTGTGCCAACTGCAATTGGTAATTCCTACACTAACATTACTAACTAGTATTAACATTTGCAGCCAAATGAAACATGAAAATTGAAACAAAAGCTACTTAATTTTGAACTGGAATTAAATTTTCATCCAAACAATATAATCATGATGGCATTAAACATTAGAAAGATAAAACCCTAATAATGAAGGTTTTGAAATTGGATACCTCGCCCCAACTGtttggagttgaagattgaaATGTCAAATCGTATAGAGAATGTATTGTGGAAAGAAAATCAGCGAAACTCGGgagagatgaagatgaaaggaGGAGTGAGTGTCGAATTATgatattattattaattattatgCGTTTAGtatattatattaattttaattaaatattttatttgttttaaattttattataaggatttaattgaaatacattgaCCGTTTATACCGTTAGTTAATCTTAgacgttggatattgaaataagtttaatttttattttaaaaacctataaaataatataaacgggtgatggtgatgaatcgatgGTATAAATCTTTTTACATTGACAATGCATAGTAATTAATCTTTTATTATAATAATTTGTTTTATTAATAATGATATAGATGAGAAGCAAAGTGCTTTTATTATTGAAAGATTAATCACGGATAACGTCCTAATTCCGTTGAAATGTTTTCATTGGATGAAAAAAAGAGGTTATGGCGTTCAAGTTGGACATGTAAAAGGCTATATGATACAGTAGAATGAGATTTCGTGGAGGGTGTTCTGGTTTTTACGGGCTTTCCAGCGATTAGGATGAAGTTCATACGTAGATGCATTTCATCAGTTTCTTATCAAGTTCTAATTACGGTCAGTCAAACATAAGTTTTTACCCTGGGAGGGTTTTTTGTCAATGGGAGTCCTCTCCTCTTACCTGTTTATTTTGTGTGCAGATGTTTTATCTAGAATGCTCAAAAAGGAAGTTAGGTCTAACATCGTCCATGGTATTCAAGTGGCAAGGAAAGTGCAAAAATTATCACATTTGTTCTCACAAATTATAGACGACTCTCTTGCCCGTGAAAACTCTAAGGAAGCTGATTGTATTATGGAAATTCTCTCAAATTACTAGGCATCTTCAGGCATATGGTCAATTTGTAAAAATTAGAGGCATCGTTTAGTTGAAATGTGCTTGAGGATGCTAAAGACATGATCCGTAATCAGATGGGTGTAAAGACTGTGGTGACTCACTCTAGATATCTGAGGATACCTGTGGTATTTGGAAGATCCATAAAGAAATTTTTTTCCCTTTGTCATGTGGAAGAAGATGAAAGGATGGAAAGAGAAGTTCCTATTTAAGGTAGGTAAAGAAGTTTTAATTAAAGTGGTGGCTCAAGCAATCCAAGTTAAATTATGAAGCCAGGTTACATTATGAGCTATTTTAAACTTCGTGAAGGGGTTCGCCAGAACATTAAAGCTTTGTTGGAAAAAAATTGGTGGGGCACGAAGGAGGGGGGATGAAGGTTCATTAGATGAGTTGGGAAAGGTTGGCACGGTCAAATAGCATATGAGACATGGGTTTTAGAGGAATAAATGATTTCAACACAAGCCCTCTATGTAAGCACCTTTGGAGACTTTACACAGGGGCAATCATTGGTTAAAAAGGTTTTTAAAAGTAAATAATATTCTAGGAGCTCGATCTTGGATGTTAGGTGGATTTTCCATTTAGCTACACATGACAAAGCATTCTTAGTGTGAAGGAGTTGATTTTGGAAGGAGCTGAGTAGAGGATAAGTAATGGAGCAAAAGTTAAAATTTGGGAGATAATTGGCTTTCTGAAAATACAAGTTTCAAAGTTCATAGCTCGGTGAGAGACTTGGATAGAGACGCCAAGGTTTGTATCTTATTGACCAAGGTCTCTCCATGTGGAAAAGGGACCTCATAAGCTCGTGTTTTAACCCCATTGAAGCAAAGAAAATACTCAACATTCTTATTTCTCTTAGAAGTCCAGAAGATAAGATGATTTGGCACAATGAAAAAGATGGTAGTTACTCTATGAAGTTTGTCTACCATATCCTTGGTGCGATGAGAGCTTCAAAGCATGCAAGTCTGTCGTGCCCACTCCATCCTAAGTTGTGGAAGAAAAATTGACATGCTTTGGTTCATACAAGAATAAATAAATTCATATAGAGGCTTGTTAAGAACATCTTGCCAACAAAAATCAAGCTGGAAGCCTCTATAACCAGAGGCCTCTATAACCGTTCCCTCACCACTACTAGTATCCATAGTAGGAAACTCCACCTCAAACTGAGTTTTGTCTACTATGATTTCTAAAAGGTTCATCCATTGGTTTTCACTCTTCTTTCCTTGACAAAACTCTTTTCCCACCAATTAAGTTGCTTTGGCACCAACCTTACTCCGAAAACTCAATGACAACTCAACGATCTCATGCGTTTGTATCTCTTGTCTTCTCCAAAATTCATTAAAGTATTATGAAACAACCTTCATGCATTCACCATGCCTTGATCGCAAATCCCATAACTTATTCCTGTCATAATAGTCTTCACTATATAATAATGAATGAACAACAACATTTGAACCTTCTAAAATATATATACCACATATTTCAGACCCTTTAGATATGATCACTTTATTATGTTATATCATCAAAAATATGCTTATGGATAACAAATTTTTCCCGAGTTTTGGAACATACCTCACGTTTTGAAGAAGAAACTCACGATCATCGAACATTTTATGTTTGACCGTACCAATACCATGAATCTCGCAAGCCTTACTGTGACTAAGAATAATTACTCTACCTTTCTCTAAATTCAAAGTCTCAAAGTATTCTTTTCTTGGACACGTGTGGTAATAGCAGCCCGGGTCTATGGCCCAATTATCTCCAGTCTCCAAACTCGACATTGTTGATGCACTAACACTCTCATTTTCTCTCAGGATAATCCCTCTTTAAGTGACTGATATTTTGTACAATTATAGCATTTTACCTTTGAATTATCAACCCTCTTTGATTTGGACATCCCTCTACTCTCATATCCTCCTCTTGAAACACTCGAGCATTCACCACTAtcatcaattttcaaatttttcgTCTTTGAAAGCTCTTTGGATTTCACTGTCGTCTGGACTTCATCCAGAATAACAGTACCTTCCTTACCATAAAGAAGGGCATCTTTAAAGTGTTTAAAGGATCTGAGTAATGAGCTCAACAAGAATAGAGTCTTGTCCTCATCTTCAATTTTTACTTCAATATTCTCAAGATTGTCGATAATCTTGTGAAATTTTATCAACTGCTCCACTTTGGATTTGTTATCCATCATTCAGAATGAATATAGTTGCCATTTCAGACAAGACATGTGATCCAAAGTCTTAGTCATATACAATGATTCAAGTTTTTCCCACATCGCAACCGTCGTTTTCTCCCTGACGTCTTCTCTTAGAATCCTCGAGGAATAAGATAATGGTACTTTTGGTCTTATCCACCATCTCGGTCTTCTTTGCTTTACTTATGCGTGCAAGCATTAATTTTTCACCCTTCAAATCATGAATACACTTTTCTTGAGTTAAAATTATGCATATTTACTTTCCACAATCCAAAATCATTGTTTCCATAAAAAAGTTTGATCTCTCATTTACCCATGGTGTTCACTTGTAAACAATACCCATTCTGCCCCACGGTGTGCGTCACTTGATGTGAAATTGATAGAATAATTAAAACCCTTTTAGAAGAAATTATTCAGAGTTCAACCACACCAAGAAATTTGATGTGTGAGACAAAGAACAATGACAATCAAATAAATGGTCTTCAACAATAATAACCTTTTACAATGAGAAAGTGAATTAACTTGGCAAAAAAAGATAAAAGAAGACGAGAAACACAAAAGATTTGTTTATCCAATTCGATCAATAGATCTGCGTCTGATGGATGTTTAAGTGGTTGGAATTAGGCATCCCACATTTTAAGGAAGTTTCACCTGTCCATCCATCATACTTAGTGAAGTTTTAGATTGGCAATTCATAATTGTATCTGCCACCCTTGACCTCTGAGTGGCATGAAATAGTTGCCTTCCCAAGTCTTTATTGTTACTTGGTAGCTCATTGGTTGAGGTTGCCAGATTTCCCTCTATTGTCGTCTTGTGCTCCTCGTAAAAGCCTTTGCTTTATAGAGGTGGAAGTGAAAAAGTTTGGTGAATTTGAGTAGATAGTCTTAAAAACACGTGCATTAAATTCCAGCCTCATCACCGAAACGTTTCCATAACATTATGTTGATGCTTTAAAGTATAGAGTTGCACTACTATTTAGAGTACTTGAGTGCCGTTACGACTTTAAGATTGAATTTTCACTATTGATTATTTCATATTATAAGCCTTCCTTCACAATGGATCATAAATTTGTCCCTTTCGTCTTCTTATATAAGGATGATCCCTTACTTCGAACAATTCTTTCACCTTCTCACTCAAGCATTCTACTTCTCCCAAGTTTCTATATGTTCTTCCTTAGCTTCAAAATACTGTTTGATCTATTCATCCACCTCTACTTCCTCGATTGGGAATTCCTTTTTCATTTCTAAGCTTCTAGGTGGTTTCTTGTCTTATTTCCTTCTacctttgaattttttttgagTTAGTATTTCTTCCTCGATATCTCTTCATATCATTATTGTTGTTCTTATTCTTTCTTTATCCACAAATCTCCTGAAACCAAGCAACTCCTTAGGGAACCATAAGTTGGAACACGTCGTCCAAAATGTGCACAAAGTCGTTGTATGGGCCTAGGCCTAACTGGACAAACTGAACCACATTTCCCTCATGATTCAGCTTATGGGGTATGTGGCATATGTGGAATCAATCAAACGGAAGGGAAAATTTCCCTCACCAAGATTTCAAGAAGAATCTGGTCTTCCCACTCCCACATCTTTGACCGAAAGAAAAGGAAACCACTCCTCTAGGTCTCTGATCCAAGCTCATTGTGTCTCCTATATATACCTCGTTCCCTGAAGGTGAAAGGAGATCTCCAATTCTCAAAAAATGAAGTGTATCACAATCATACGTGAACAGACAGTCAGCACACTCGAACACCCTAAAAGCTGAGACAATCTTATACAAACAAGACTACCCCTTATTGTAATTTTTATcaatataaataaatataataataaaaaaatgaaaataataataataatataacataAAATATGATGATAGAAAAAAATAGTATAAATTTTGAAGAATGAATAGAAAGGCATAATTGGTCCAAAAGTCccttaatttaatttaatatttcaTTTTAGTCCCTAACTAAAAAATATTACATAGTGGTCCCCTATGAGTTATTCTGTTACACAAAAAGGTCCTTGTTGttaaaaattctggaaaaaaaacTTTAACTTAACAACATGGCAATATGGCATGACACGTAGGCAAACTAAGACAacatatatattaaaaaaaatgatattttgTTTAAACTAAAatttttgttttgggagattaAAACCCCCTCAAAATGTTAATAATGTGTAAAAAAATATCAAACACTTTCATGAATGAACAACTTATAGATCAAACAAATTTCTGCAACAACTCTTCCTAAATGCAGTCAGCATAAGATTAACAACTCACATGTTTTCTTTTAAACAATATGTATTCACAAGTATTTGGAAAAACAATCATGTCATAACTAATAACCTAATCATATGGTGCCTCTTTAAAATGTATTTTGTTTAAAAGGAGGGCCGGTAAAATCATCCATTAAATTCCATGAAGAAACAATATCAATTTTTTATGTATCCTCCATTTTACAATGTCATATCATAATAATCAACATATCTATGCATAAGAATATCACAAAAACATCTTCAAACAAACACTTTATCcatccaattagctcatctaaTTTACTCTTGAAAGTATAATCTCCTGACAACATCATCAAAGTCCTAACAACTTCCTGACCACCAGGACGCGAGGTAAGTGCCTGCATAAGTGTCAACCATTGCATCCCTTGATTGATTGAGAAACCAATAACATGAACACGAGATTTCCTTGAAAAGTTTCAAAAATAACAGTGAAGTGAGCGAACTTCAGGTAAGGACAAATTTCATATAAATGAATATGAAGCTAATCAAAGATGGAATATTGTGGAAACACATCTTCGATTCTTCGTGCTAAACCTTCCGCAAAATAGATAAGAATTTTTCTCATAGCACTTTCTTGCACACTATTAGGTATCAGATCTGTTTCACAAGAGCTTCCGCCACATGTCGATTATTCTGTTCAACAGCTTCAACTTGCACACCTCTATCTATCTGTGAATCAATGTTGTTGTAGCTAGATACCGGAGCATTGTGTTCCAGTTCGGGTCAGGTTGGATCTTCATAGAAAAGAAGAGGAAATATGGGGAGAGAAGagaaagaaggagaaaaagaagaaagaaggagAAAGAGAAAAAAGGTGACGACTGCAAGCTTAATTAGAGACTCATTTAAGATTTGTTCTAAATAATGAAATGTAAAATATATTATAAATGTAAATAAATACAGAAAATgtaaaatatattaaaaaatataaaa is a window of Lathyrus oleraceus cultivar Zhongwan6 chromosome 6, CAAS_Psat_ZW6_1.0, whole genome shotgun sequence DNA encoding:
- the LOC127093480 gene encoding protein SPA, chloroplastic, whose product is MTVSSSLSLPHFRSSFLYSPLKSFSPSPSSRNILIQPKHTFYPRIRALELDQNTVIAITVGVLSVAVGIGIPVFYETQIDNAAKRDNTQPCFPCNGSGAQKCRFCLGSGNVTVELGGTETEVSRCINCDGAGSLTCTTCQGSGIQPRYLDRREFKDDD
- the LOC127093481 gene encoding L10-interacting MYB domain-containing protein isoform X1, encoding MELEPSNQPKQERSRTRWTASLDRIFADLVVKQIQLGNRQNDVFDKKTWNHIRDEFNKQTDLNFNNNQLRKHLDVLRTRFNNLKPTNDQNNGFVIDDPLYVGFDQWEDIGLPVQTQPRNETVKGKDCPIYEQLCAIFIDSPADGKYAQSSHYEELDKTAGFDAAGLTSCPENGVSHYENQSSSKSIPRNISNVEKVTKNSLDRKRKRPNETQTTSLDQDACNAMAEALLQMVSVSRLRAVVSSAIDDKFSITNCIRALDEIQGIDQHLYFSALDLFEDPSLRETFISLKSVKIRLAWLQGKCSKSSPR
- the LOC127093481 gene encoding L10-interacting MYB domain-containing protein isoform X2; translation: MELEPSNQPKQERSRTRWTASLDRIFADLVVKQIQLGNRQNDVFDKKTWNHIRDEFNKQTDLNFNNNQLRKHLDVLRTRFNNLKPTNDQNNGFVIDDPLYVGFDQWEDIGTQPRNETVKGKDCPIYEQLCAIFIDSPADGKYAQSSHYEELDKTAGFDAAGLTSCPENGVSHYENQSSSKSIPRNISNVEKVTKNSLDRKRKRPNETQTTSLDQDACNAMAEALLQMVSVSRLRAVVSSAIDDKFSITNCIRALDEIQGIDQHLYFSALDLFEDPSLRETFISLKSVKIRLAWLQGKCSKSSPR